GCCTCCCGCAGCTCCTCGCGCGTGTCCTCCAACCAGCGCGTGGCGCGAGCCACCCAGCTCACGGTGGGCACCGGCCCACGCAGGCAGTCCTCCAGCAGCTCCAACCAGTCGCGCCGCAGCGCCCGCTGGCTGGCGACGTAGTGGTCGCCGCGGGTCCGCGCGCGCTCGCGGTCCTCGTCGAGGAACTCCTGGAGCGAGTGCTCCGGCTCCTCGAGGCCCGCCTTCTTCTGCCGGTAGTACGCGTTGAAGGCGAACAGGTGCGTGGGCACGCCCGCGACCTTGCCCAGCAGCGTGACATGGTAGGACGACGCGACGAGCAGCTCGCAGCGGCGGATCTGCTCGACGGCCTGGGACAGCCGCCCCTGGAGCATCAGGCCCACCAGGTCGATGACGCCCGCGCGGGGGAACAGCTCCGGGAAGGCCGTCCTGCGCATGGCGGCGACGCTGTCCTCCACGGCGGGGCGCTCGTCGATGTACGCGTTGAGGACGATGGGGACGGCGGCGTCACCCCAATGCGCGCGCAGCGTCTGGAGCTGCTCGTTCATCCGCGCGAGGGGCTCGGCCTCGGTCGCGGGTTCCTCCTTGGCCCGGGCGTACACGTAGCCGGAGATGTTCATGTGCAACGCGAAGTGTCCGGGGACGGCAACGCGCGGCCCACGGCTCGCGTCCTCCGCCACGGCCCGCTCCATCTCCTCCAGCGCATCGTCTCCGGACAGCCGGGCGTCCAGCCCGCGGGACTTCAGCGCCGCGACGGACTCCGCGTCCCGGCAGCCGATGAGCACCGGGTGCCATTGCTGGGCATGGGCCGCGAACGCGTCAGCGAACTCCGGACCGACCTGGAGCCCGGACAGGACGTAGTGGCCGGGCAACCACGTGCGCAGCGTCGCCTCGACGAGGCCGAGCATGTGCTGCCCCCAGAAGCGGTTGAAGTACCCGCCCCCATAGACGTGCATCCGCGCCGCGCCGCGCAGCTGCTGGGGCACCACGGGCTCCAAGCCCAGCGCCAGCGCCTTGCCCAGGGACTCCGGGCCCGGCTCCGACGTGTAGACGACGAAGTCCTCCGTCCCCAGCACGCGCGGCAGCTGCTCGAGGTAGTTCACGTCGGGGACCCTGCTCAGCTCGTGCAGCGGCACGACGACGGCGTTCTCCGGACGCGAGTGGTGCCACCGCACCACGCTCTGGAGCATCAGCATGTCCCCGAAGTTCCAGTACCCGTTGAATCCTCCAGCCAGGAGGACCTTCGTCGAGTCGGGGCCGTAGAGCTTCTTCAAGGTCGAGGGGGGCGAGAAGAAGGAGAAGCGCATCCTCCT
This sequence is a window from Myxococcus stipitatus. Protein-coding genes within it:
- a CDS encoding polysaccharide pyruvyl transferase family protein, producing the protein MRFSFFSPPSTLKKLYGPDSTKVLLAGGFNGYWNFGDMLMLQSVVRWHHSRPENAVVVPLHELSRVPDVNYLEQLPRVLGTEDFVVYTSEPGPESLGKALALGLEPVVPQQLRGAARMHVYGGGYFNRFWGQHMLGLVEATLRTWLPGHYVLSGLQVGPEFADAFAAHAQQWHPVLIGCRDAESVAALKSRGLDARLSGDDALEEMERAVAEDASRGPRVAVPGHFALHMNISGYVYARAKEEPATEAEPLARMNEQLQTLRAHWGDAAVPIVLNAYIDERPAVEDSVAAMRRTAFPELFPRAGVIDLVGLMLQGRLSQAVEQIRRCELLVASSYHVTLLGKVAGVPTHLFAFNAYYRQKKAGLEEPEHSLQEFLDEDRERARTRGDHYVASQRALRRDWLELLEDCLRGPVPTVSWVARATRWLEDTREELREAQRLREEEARATEDLRQRHQTLASLCEAQDARLRELESRLEEWEAGRAELAALREHCAHLTARVRHYEAQEAERQVARMTLIATDEPPLRHRLVDDLNERLMRAGGPRAHGALKQLMRAAVGRRRG